One window from the genome of Pandoraea fibrosis encodes:
- a CDS encoding 7-cyano-7-deazaguanine reductase — MTPHDSRASSIADAFTDAPADSPTSPPDAHPLSCTSPASLDNGLHPMPRTRFAHRTPPPTGTPIVTPRGYDLWNHYEVAWLDMHERPQIAVVELVIPCDSPYTLEMSDAHRYFLTLRDRCFESTDALEAHVAGELSRGLHAYVLVRTTPVRQAVRATAARDPGAESLDLEPVSVVRGGVQANLLRHASDANADTALVSPIRECLTSDLLSVRCPLTNGVDYGTVWFDYTGAPICRQALLAYVLSYRDSAMFIEQCVETLFADVLAQCAPSRLAVGARFTRRHGIDINPVRSTHAIAITNIRTVRQ; from the coding sequence ATGACGCCACACGATTCCCGTGCCAGTTCGATCGCCGATGCATTCACCGATGCGCCCGCCGATTCCCCGACCTCGCCTCCGGATGCGCATCCCCTCTCCTGCACGTCGCCGGCTAGTCTGGACAACGGCCTCCATCCGATGCCTCGCACGCGCTTCGCGCATCGAACACCCCCGCCAACGGGCACACCCATTGTCACGCCGCGCGGCTATGACTTATGGAATCACTACGAAGTCGCGTGGCTCGACATGCACGAGCGGCCCCAGATCGCCGTCGTGGAACTCGTGATTCCCTGCGACTCGCCTTATACGTTGGAGATGTCGGACGCGCATCGCTATTTCCTCACGTTGCGCGACCGGTGCTTCGAGTCGACCGATGCCCTTGAGGCGCATGTGGCAGGCGAGCTTTCGCGCGGTCTGCACGCCTACGTTCTCGTGCGCACGACACCCGTCAGGCAAGCCGTGCGCGCAACCGCCGCGCGCGATCCGGGGGCGGAGAGTCTCGATCTCGAGCCGGTCAGCGTGGTGCGCGGCGGCGTGCAGGCGAACCTGCTGCGTCATGCCAGCGATGCCAATGCCGATACTGCTCTCGTGTCGCCCATCCGCGAATGCCTGACCTCCGATCTGTTGAGTGTGCGATGTCCGCTGACGAATGGCGTCGACTACGGCACTGTCTGGTTCGACTACACAGGCGCACCGATCTGCCGTCAGGCACTGCTGGCCTACGTGCTGTCGTATCGCGACAGCGCGATGTTCATCGAGCAATGTGTGGAGACGCTCTTCGCCGACGTGCTCGCGCAGTGTGCCCCGTCCCGGCTGGCCGTAGGCGCGCGATTCACACGACGTCACGGCATCGATATCAACCCCGTGCGCTCGACGCATGCCATTGCCATCACCAACATTCGCACCGTCCGCCAATGA
- a CDS encoding queuosine precursor transporter, which translates to MIDTAASPLSPAASPSRQATRITPSVIVLAIAFVSFLLISNALGARVCEVTLPWMETEEPFRLTFSAALISFPFAYLFSSVLTEVYGYRLSRIVIWSGLATNLVMIGFLWLMSWLPTEAAWAAQTGFTDEVQRHWFEAIAHMFVASVSACLVGEFANAATLARMKVAMHGRLASLRLMAGSALAAMLDSVVFVGVAFAYVLDIDAMARMAGLEFVFKCALQWLVLPLTIGLARLLKRTDGIDHYDIGTSLNPFGFHWSICRRLTLGRIARFSRLGR; encoded by the coding sequence ATGATCGATACCGCTGCTTCCCCGCTATCCCCTGCCGCCAGCCCGTCACGTCAGGCCACACGCATCACGCCGTCGGTGATCGTGCTTGCCATCGCGTTCGTGAGCTTCTTGCTGATCTCGAACGCGCTCGGCGCGCGCGTGTGCGAAGTCACGCTGCCGTGGATGGAGACAGAGGAGCCCTTCCGGTTGACGTTTTCCGCCGCGCTGATCAGTTTTCCCTTCGCGTATCTGTTCTCTTCGGTACTGACGGAGGTCTATGGCTATCGCCTCAGCCGCATTGTGATCTGGAGCGGCCTTGCGACCAATCTGGTGATGATCGGGTTTCTCTGGCTAATGTCGTGGCTGCCAACCGAAGCGGCCTGGGCGGCGCAAACGGGCTTTACCGATGAGGTACAACGTCACTGGTTCGAGGCGATTGCCCACATGTTCGTCGCGTCGGTCAGCGCGTGCCTCGTGGGTGAGTTCGCGAATGCGGCCACGCTTGCCCGCATGAAAGTGGCAATGCATGGCAGGCTGGCCAGCCTTCGCCTCATGGCGGGCAGCGCGCTTGCCGCCATGCTCGACTCGGTCGTGTTTGTGGGGGTGGCGTTCGCCTATGTGCTCGACATCGACGCGATGGCCCGCATGGCCGGACTCGAGTTCGTATTCAAGTGTGCACTGCAATGGCTCGTGCTGCCGCTCACGATCGGTCTCGCACGTCTACTCAAGCGGACCGACGGCATCGATCATTACGACATCGGGACGTCACTGAATCCCTTCGGCTTTCACTGGTCGATATGCCGGCGGCTTACGCTGGGTCGAATCGCCCGTTTCAGCCGACTGGGCCGATAA
- a CDS encoding gamma-glutamylcyclotransferase family protein: protein MTTATRDLQDAHDTPDEAIHVFVYGTLRAGEINDLMHAAARHGIAPPAYVGSASLGGRLYDFGHYPGMVLDAAGSGVTGDIYRIPAALIPVLDEIEAVYPGEAGLFVREMHDVACNGATYTCIVYPVSESAVAQLPQIPAGDWVAYRRERDTSEA, encoded by the coding sequence ATGACAACGGCTACGCGCGATTTGCAAGACGCCCATGACACGCCCGACGAGGCGATCCACGTTTTTGTCTACGGCACGCTGCGTGCCGGCGAGATCAACGACCTGATGCATGCCGCCGCGCGTCACGGCATTGCGCCGCCGGCTTATGTGGGCTCGGCGTCGCTCGGCGGACGACTCTATGATTTCGGACACTATCCGGGCATGGTGCTCGACGCGGCAGGCAGCGGCGTGACGGGGGACATCTACCGGATCCCGGCCGCACTGATTCCCGTGCTCGACGAGATCGAAGCGGTTTATCCGGGGGAGGCGGGGTTGTTCGTGCGAGAGATGCACGACGTCGCCTGCAATGGCGCGACTTACACGTGCATCGTGTATCCGGTGAGCGAGTCGGCCGTCGCCCAGTTGCCGCAGATCCCTGCTGGCGACTGGGTCGCTTATCGCCGCGAGCGCGACACCAGCGAGGCGTGA